In the genome of Raphanus sativus cultivar WK10039 unplaced genomic scaffold, ASM80110v3 Scaffold2814, whole genome shotgun sequence, the window tttcttcctctCGCTTTaccttttctctttgttttccCATTTTCTTcgttagcttttttttttttttaaaacattttcttcGTTAGCTTTCTAAtctgtttttttcaaaaaatgtttttttcaaaattctttgTTATTTTCTGGGATTTCGTCATCTCTTGTTCATCTATATTAAAGGATTCGCCGGCGCTTGAAGATGCAACGTCTCTTCTCACCACAAAATCCCCCAAAATAGCTCTTTCTTCGGACCTTAGGGTTTCAAGTGAAATCAAAATATTAGGATCAGTGGATGACATTAACTCACTCACATCACATTTACTGTTCTGAACTTTCAATGCAAACTTTCTTTATCCAGTTCATCTTTGTATCGTAATGGAGATCTATTAGAtacgaaaatataatataataattagcCGGCTAACATGAGTTACTAATGTTTATGTGTTTGTTAATTTAGCCGGCTACCATTCGTTTGTTTAGCCTGTTACATTCTTTTGTTAGCTggataataaatatattgagaGACATTTATAAACTATAACAAAAAGTCAAGTATAATCTTAAACGgctatttcataaattacatcattaattagtatatattatcGGCTATCTGTAACAATGTCAggataatttgtatatattactggttaaatataacaaaaaaaatcaaataaaatcttaACCGACTATTTTGCAAATTACATCattaaaaaaaaccaaaagacATTTCCAAACTATAACAAAAACTAAAGTAAAATCGTAACTGGCTATTTCAcaaattaaatcattaattagtaaatattaCCGGCTAACTATAACAATGTCGGGATAGTTAGTAGATTTTACCGGCTaactatttacaaaaaaaagacaagtaAAATCTTAAACGACTATtccataaatttattattaaagaaaaatgaaagaCATGCTCTGCATCAGCACCAATGTAAGTAGGAGTTTGGCTAGTgcttttcctctttcttttcttccttGCTAGGGCTGCAGCACCGGCCTCCTCTCTCATCCGCTCTACATCGGCCTTTGTAGCTCCACATGTGAACATTTTCTTTGTAAAACGGGTGCCGTCTCTGATAAACCTGACCATTGTATTCtatctataaaataattcatcaaaatttggtttagaaagctattttataatatttatgtcTATATCCGTGGTTATACTGTCTCTAGAGTAAGAAATGCTAATACACTACATAGTTTTGGTGGACAGCTATTTAATAGATTGTATGTACAATGTCATTGTTATCCTATTTCACACAGCAAAAAGACAGAGAAACTAAACATCATCCCTGCTATTCTCGTAAGGATGCAGACATAGAATTGACTTATCAAATGGAACAAATCATAAACTGACCAAAACGAAAGAGGAATCAATTATTCAGAATAAACTATTTAACTTCTTAGACCGATTATATCCGTTGGTAAGTTTAACCATTTCAGAGACAGACTACCACAGTTGGACAAGATCCATCATTACATCTTTATGtaaaatcaaaagaagaagataaatatataagagTTAAAACCACAAAACTAACACGCAAAAGCCATCTTTCTTTGATTAAGAAAAGCAATCCTACTAACACTGTGGAACAAAGGAGATTTAGATGAAGAAATTATGgaagatggagagagagagagagagagagagagagagagagagagagagagagatacttTTAGAATGGAATATATAAGATATAGGGACAAAATGGTCATTTAGAAAAAACACATCAGCAGAATGAGGTTATGTGTGTATAGGGATGCAAATTTCTCAAattaaaaagtgaaaaacaattgaaaaaaggaaaacagaAAAGACGTCGAAGTTGTTTAACGCCGTCGAAGACAATATACTTTTTCATCGgctgaagaaaaaataaatcacaGAGAAGAGACGAAGCTGGGTTTGTGATTTTCTGAGTctctaattgtttttttttcaaatccaaTCTCGAATTCACCTCTGTCTGATGTACTCCTAACCctaataatctattttttttggtcacCTAACCCTAACAAGATTGTTCTTGCCTTTGGTTTTACAGAAAACTTGACAAAGAATGGAGAATAATAAATTAAGTGGTGAAGAAACGGTTCTTGGTGGTCAGTATAAATCTACTTTACAAGTTGTCTCACGTGGTTACagttttataaatcaaaaattgGTTGAAGTTTCTAACTCTGCATATTCctaattatataataagaaaatgcAGAATTAGAATAGTTGAGTTCGTCATTTAGTTTACCTTATCAATAGGATTTGGTGTGTGTTTTGTGGGGAATGAGAAAGTGAGTTTTAGTGCACAAAACGATAGCTGAAGTTTAGTGTCAGGGACATGAGGTTTTATTGCTACAGACCAAGTTGGTTCTactttaatcaatttatattaGTAGTTGTAGGTAACAAATTAAACACGTGATCTTATGACTTTTGTTCTGCATGTGGACAAAAAAGatgatgagatttttttttcttctgttgtcttctctcttttcagatgattccagtttGATAAACCAAAATTTGGTTGAGTTTTCAGTCGAGGAAGATGACATTTCACTCAGTGAATCTGAAGAAGAATATGAAACAGCCAACAAAAGAGGATCAAGTTGAAAGTGAAGgtgttgatgttttagaagcATACAATGAGaatgaaaagaaagatgaaCTTTGTATTGGGATGGAGTTTAGTTCTGATGAGGCTGCGTATATTGCTTACTGTAAGTACGCAGGAAATCATGGTTTCAATGTAAGAAAACAAAGGAGgacgaaaaagaaaaaagaagatgacAAGGCAGTAAGGATTCTTTATGTATGTTCAAAAGAGGGGGTTAGGAAAGAATCTACGGTCAAGAGATCTTTTTCCCGACCAATCACAAGGTGTGATTGCAAAGCTCATATGGGTTGCTACCTTCAAAGCAGCGGAAGTTATAAGATTGTGTCTTTCGACCCGAATCATAACCATGATTTAGTTAGGACACCTATGAAGCATTGGCTGAAGGGAAATCGAGCAATCACTGTCTCTCAAAAACAACATGCTGATGATGCCGAAATGTCAGGAATTTCAGCAAAAGCCACCGTTGAAATGATGACCTTGGAAGTTGGGGGGAGAGGAAATTTGGGTTTTTTGGAGAAAGACTATCGCAATTACATATATCGTAAGCGGATGTCAACAATGGTTAAGGGAGATGCTGGAGCAGTTTTGGAATactttcagaaaaagaaaaaagaaaattcatcatttttttattcCATGCAACTTGATGAGGACGATATGATCACTAATATCTTCTGGGCGGATGATCGGTCTATAAGCGATTACAATCTATTTGGAGATGTTGTCTGCTTTGACACAACTTATAAGACCAATGAATATGATAGACCATTTGCTCCATTTGTCGGGGTCAATCATCATAAGCAGACTGTTGTGTTCGAAGCTGCTCTCTTATATGATGAAACAAAAGCGTGGTACATCAAAATCATCAAGTAAGACTGGAGCaaagaaaaaattatcatttcaggtatttgatatatattattagtttttagtttatgtcaattttttatttaaatctgaCTGATTCAATAtctatatatagtaattattgAATAAATTGATAAATGGTCCAGGAAGCAATTCCTAATGACAGTACCCAGTTATCTTTTGCTACCACCGGACCGATCTTACACAATGATCCATTTTTCTCTCAAGTACCCCAGGTAAAAATTCATTATGTCtagtatttataatttagttatatgtcaatattcaaaaatttgataaatgatTCAGAAACTAATTTTTACTTTTCGTACCCAGTTATCTGTTGCTACCACTAATCCGATATTACATAGTGGATCATTTTTCTCGCAATTACTCCAggtaaatatttcattttatatgttatttataattAAGTTATATGTCTTTTTTAAGTagacattttgttttgttttgtaggaCTTCGACAAGAATTATGGCGATGGTTCATCGAAGGACTTTGACAAGAATTATGGAGATGGTTCATCAAAGGACTTTGACAAGAATTATGGTGCTGGTTCATCGACGGACTTCGACAAGAATAGTGGCAATGATTCATAGATTGGGTATTACGTTTTTGgacaaaataacatataaaatgatcaaaagaaaGGGTTTTGATAGTTACTTAGTTGTCGAGTATGTTAGAACCTCCAAAATTAAAGTTCAACTTCTTATAATTATAGCTGTATAAAAACGTGTGCTTCTTTTAGATGAATCAGAGTATCAaactctttatttctttttttttgtagctgTCTCCCAAACATGATTCTAGTGGAAGTGGAGATGGGTTTGGATTTTCTTTGTGGCTGTAATTTGGCGGTGTTGGCAAGTCCACGTTCTTGATGATGTTAAATGGCACACACTCTGAAGCATCCTCATATGAATTAACAACGTTTACAGCTGTTAATCCCATGCAGTTTTGCCTCTCCTTTTCTATTTGGTGTCTTCTTTAATTTGATCATCAACCTTTTCAACCTTTTGATCAAAAGCTCAGTCTCTCTCTTTACAATAACTCCACCTTAGCTTCtctgttttaatttaaaatcatggACATAGTTTTCTGAATTAGTGAGGATCGACCAAAATAATACCAAATCATGGACACTTATTAAATGGAAGTTGGTGAATATAGAGAGCGTAGAGAATAACGAAGGGTATGTCATCCAACCATCTCTGGCTCCAACTTATAATATCATTACATAAAGTAATAATGCTATATTCCTTTCTTCCACCAAGCATCATACGTATCAGTACTTCACAGTCTCCTTCAAACACCATTGACTTATAACCCCAGAAAATAACACATTGTACTGCAGCCACAAGAGCCTTATATTCTGCTTCAAGTGGAGACATAGCATGTCCTAGTCGTGCCATTGCCCAGTACTTAACCACACCATATTGATCACGAATAACCCAACCAGCAGATGTTTGTCGAAAGTACTGAATATCATAAGCTGCACCAAGAACCGTTTCTTCACCACTTAATTTATTATTCTCCATTCTTTGTCAAGTTTTCTGTAAAACCAAAGGCAAGAACAATCTTGTTAGGGTTAggtgaccaaaaaaaa includes:
- the LOC130506024 gene encoding protein FAR1-RELATED SEQUENCE 5-like, which codes for MTFHSVNLKKNMKQPTKEDQVESEGVDVLEAYNENEKKDELCIGMEFSSDEAAYIAYCKYAGNHGFNVRKQRRTKKKKEDDKAVRILYVCSKEGVRKESTVKRSFSRPITRCDCKAHMGCYLQSSGSYKIVSFDPNHNHDLVRTPMKHWLKGNRAITVSQKQHADDAEMSGISAKATVEMMTLEVGGRGNLGFLEKDYRNYIYRKRMSTMVKGDAGAVLEYFQKKKKENSSFFYSMQLDEDDMITNIFWADDRSISDYNLFGDVVCFDTTYKTNEYDRPFAPFVGVNHHKQTVVFEAALLYDETKAWYIKIIK
- the LOC130506025 gene encoding uncharacterized protein LOC130506025, with translation MENNKLSGEETVLGAAYDIQYFRQTSAGWVIRDQYGVVKYWAMARLGHAMSPLEAEYKALVAAVQCVIFWGYKSMVFEGDCEVLIRMMLGGRKEYSIITLCNDIISWSQRWLDDIPFVILYALYIHQLPFNKCP